One genomic segment of Kordiimonas sp. SCSIO 12603 includes these proteins:
- a CDS encoding beta-lactamase hydrolase domain-containing protein, whose amino-acid sequence MKFLVPLSMLLALIWNSPAVGLQEQQAQTIPKEDALQVPNLQTPIKGLLVGGQPEKMDIAKIKALGFDTIITLRPYTEETTALTYDEKMVVEDLGMTFVRIPIQTEIDLNDRNLALLNQALEAAGGKAFVHCRTGNRVGAMLALRAFKMQKVPFAEAMELGRKAGLNTWTEATEKRLKGEADQ is encoded by the coding sequence ATGAAGTTTTTAGTACCTTTATCAATGCTCTTAGCGCTCATTTGGAATAGCCCCGCTGTTGGCCTTCAAGAGCAGCAAGCGCAAACAATCCCAAAAGAGGATGCTCTTCAGGTTCCAAATCTTCAAACACCTATCAAGGGCCTGCTCGTTGGCGGTCAGCCTGAAAAAATGGACATCGCTAAAATCAAAGCACTTGGCTTTGATACCATTATAACGCTGCGCCCCTATACGGAAGAAACCACCGCCCTAACCTACGATGAGAAAATGGTGGTTGAAGATTTGGGTATGACCTTCGTGCGCATTCCCATTCAAACAGAAATCGACCTTAATGACCGAAATTTAGCGCTTCTAAATCAAGCACTTGAAGCCGCAGGCGGCAAAGCCTTTGTTCATTGCCGTACGGGTAACAGGGTTGGCGCCATGCTCGCGCTCCGTGCCTTTAAAATGCAGAAGGTGCCATTTGCAGAAGCGATGGAGCTAGGCAGAAAGGCGGGCCTGAACACATGGACAGAAGCCACAGAAAAACGCCTCAAAGGCGAAGCTGATCAGTAG
- a CDS encoding BolA family transcriptional regulator, whose amino-acid sequence MGEVTKRIEKRLNDALSPLHLEIIDDSEMHRGHGGYREGGESHFTVVIKAEAFTGKNRVAMQRMVMDALKEELKGPVHALSIKASAP is encoded by the coding sequence ATGGGTGAAGTCACTAAACGAATTGAAAAAAGGCTAAATGACGCACTTTCTCCGCTGCATCTGGAGATTATAGACGACAGCGAAATGCACCGAGGGCACGGTGGTTATAGGGAAGGCGGCGAGAGCCATTTCACTGTTGTGATAAAAGCAGAAGCCTTCACAGGCAAAAACCGCGTAGCCATGCAGCGCATGGTGATGGATGCTCTTAAGGAAGAACTAAAAGGCCCTGTTCACGCGCTTTCCATTAAAGCCAGCGCTCCATAA
- the cobS gene encoding cobaltochelatase subunit CobS yields MTAAAADKLPSLDMPETKVSVRETFGIDIDMEVPAFAEHTEHVPDVDSSYVFDPDTTLAVLAGFSHNRRVMIQGYHGTGKSTHIEQVAARLNWPTIRVNLDSHISRIDLVGKDAIVLKDGKQVTQFQEGILPWALQNPTAIVFDEYDAGRPDVMFVIQRVLEVEGKLTLLDQNRVIRPHPAFRIFATANTVGLGDTTGLYHGTQQINQGQMDRWNIVSTLNYLPHSTETDIMVAKLPEYGSEEGRKIIENMVRVADLSRTGFMAGDISTVMSPRTVLTWAQNAQIFGDVGFAFRVSFLNKCDEAERAIVAEYYQRAFGDELKESATNLLVG; encoded by the coding sequence ATGACCGCAGCTGCGGCCGATAAGTTGCCAAGTTTGGATATGCCTGAAACCAAAGTTTCGGTTCGTGAAACTTTCGGTATTGATATTGATATGGAAGTGCCAGCGTTTGCTGAGCATACAGAACATGTGCCGGATGTGGACAGCAGCTATGTGTTTGATCCAGACACCACACTTGCGGTTCTTGCTGGCTTCAGTCACAACCGCCGTGTGATGATCCAGGGATATCACGGCACAGGTAAATCAACGCATATCGAGCAGGTTGCTGCGCGTCTTAACTGGCCCACTATCCGCGTGAACCTTGATAGCCATATCAGCCGTATTGATCTGGTTGGTAAAGATGCCATTGTCCTCAAGGATGGTAAGCAGGTTACTCAGTTCCAGGAAGGTATTCTGCCTTGGGCGCTTCAGAACCCAACGGCGATTGTGTTTGATGAATATGATGCAGGTCGCCCGGATGTGATGTTTGTAATCCAGCGTGTTCTTGAAGTTGAAGGCAAGCTTACTCTGCTAGATCAGAACCGTGTCATTCGTCCACACCCGGCGTTCCGTATCTTCGCAACAGCAAACACGGTTGGTCTCGGTGATACCACAGGCCTTTACCACGGTACGCAGCAAATTAACCAGGGCCAGATGGACCGCTGGAATATTGTATCTACGCTTAATTATCTGCCGCACAGTACAGAAACCGATATTATGGTGGCGAAGTTGCCTGAGTATGGTAGCGAAGAAGGCCGCAAGATCATTGAAAATATGGTTCGGGTGGCTGATCTTTCTCGCACAGGCTTCATGGCTGGAGATATCTCTACGGTGATGAGCCCACGTACGGTTCTCACATGGGCCCAAAATGCGCAGATCTTTGGTGATGTTGGTTTTGCTTTCCGTGTAAGTTTCCTCAACAAATGTGATGAAGCTGAGCGCGCAATTGTAGCTGAATATTATCAGCGGGCTTTTGGTGATGAACTGAAAGAATCTGCAACAAATTTGCTTGTTGGTTAA
- the cobT gene encoding cobaltochelatase subunit CobT: MADGSQKNREVFEQAVISTTKAAAGDRDLEVKFTADIPGLVGKEARVPTLPHKIQMKDISEVRGHADSMAMKHRHHDAALHQKLAPGGAVSRAIFDAVEQARFEAIGARQMPGMKANMAVLESKRALESGLMRPSDDEQAKLANVVGLLARERLTGMAPPEEATLAVEGQRKWLEESIGHLLDTLEDKVDDQRGLSVISRTIISALVGEGEGEQVDKEETSESPEETAPDAPEEQEAESSQDEAGDADGAEGTEDSEGEADDDEASSEAGVEDTDDTEAEAGEGKHEGAMPWRPNRPLDQLPEGHFYKVFTEEFDEIIKAEELCDTEELERLRKYLDQQMAHLSGAVSKLANRLQRRLLAQQRRHWNFDLEEGLLDSGRLSRVVTDPLRPLSYKLESETEFKDTVVTLLLDNSGSMRGRPISIAAISADILARTLERCGVKVEILGFTTKAWKGGQSREKWLQASRPEKPGRLNDLRHIVYKTADSPWRRARRNLGLMMREGLLKENIDGEALLWAHHRLISRPEERRILMVISDGAPVDDSTLSVNTGTYLENHLRQVIKWIEKASPVELIAIGIGHDVTRYYQRAVTILDAEQLGGAMTEQLAALFADIVPTPRKIR; encoded by the coding sequence ATGGCTGATGGAAGCCAGAAAAACCGCGAAGTCTTTGAGCAGGCTGTAATCTCTACCACCAAGGCCGCTGCCGGTGATCGTGATCTTGAGGTTAAGTTCACGGCAGATATCCCGGGTCTGGTTGGGAAAGAAGCCCGAGTGCCGACGCTACCGCACAAAATTCAGATGAAAGATATTTCTGAAGTACGCGGGCATGCAGATAGCATGGCTATGAAACACCGCCATCATGATGCTGCGCTTCACCAAAAGCTGGCACCGGGCGGTGCTGTATCTCGAGCGATATTTGATGCGGTGGAGCAAGCGCGTTTTGAAGCAATTGGCGCACGGCAAATGCCGGGTATGAAAGCTAATATGGCTGTGCTTGAAAGCAAGCGTGCGCTTGAAAGCGGCCTTATGCGCCCATCAGATGATGAGCAGGCAAAGCTTGCAAATGTTGTAGGGCTTCTGGCCCGTGAACGTTTAACGGGTATGGCACCTCCAGAAGAGGCAACTCTTGCGGTGGAAGGCCAGCGTAAATGGCTTGAAGAAAGCATTGGTCATCTTCTTGATACGCTTGAGGATAAGGTGGATGATCAGCGCGGCCTGTCTGTGATCAGCCGTACTATCATTTCCGCACTTGTTGGCGAAGGTGAGGGCGAGCAGGTAGACAAGGAAGAAACTTCCGAAAGCCCAGAAGAAACTGCCCCGGATGCTCCTGAAGAACAGGAAGCAGAATCCAGCCAGGATGAAGCGGGTGATGCCGACGGCGCTGAAGGTACGGAAGATAGTGAAGGCGAAGCGGATGATGATGAAGCATCATCTGAAGCGGGTGTTGAAGATACAGACGACACAGAAGCTGAGGCCGGGGAAGGTAAGCATGAAGGCGCAATGCCTTGGCGGCCAAACCGCCCGCTTGATCAGCTTCCTGAAGGACACTTTTATAAGGTCTTCACTGAAGAATTTGATGAAATTATCAAAGCGGAAGAGCTGTGTGACACTGAAGAGCTTGAACGTTTGAGGAAATATCTCGATCAGCAGATGGCGCATTTGTCGGGTGCTGTGTCCAAGCTCGCGAACCGTTTGCAGCGCCGCTTACTCGCGCAGCAGCGTCGTCACTGGAACTTTGATCTTGAAGAAGGTCTTCTCGATTCGGGGCGTCTTTCTCGGGTGGTAACAGATCCTTTAAGGCCGCTTTCTTATAAGCTCGAATCAGAAACCGAATTTAAGGATACGGTGGTAACGCTCTTACTGGATAATTCAGGTTCTATGCGCGGTAGGCCAATTTCTATTGCAGCGATTTCAGCTGACATTCTTGCTCGTACTCTGGAACGTTGCGGCGTGAAAGTAGAGATTCTCGGCTTTACAACAAAGGCATGGAAAGGCGGACAATCCCGCGAGAAATGGCTGCAGGCATCACGTCCTGAAAAACCAGGTCGCCTCAACGATCTAAGGCATATTGTTTATAAAACCGCAGACAGCCCTTGGCGCCGTGCGCGCCGTAATTTGGGGCTTATGATGCGGGAAGGGCTCCTGAAGGAAAACATTGATGGTGAAGCGCTCTTGTGGGCTCATCACCGGCTTATTTCCCGCCCTGAAGAACGCCGTATTCTTATGGTTATCTCTGACGGCGCACCAGTGGATGACAGCACGCTTTCCGTGAACACAGGTACGTACCTTGAAAATCATCTGCGGCAGGTGATCAAATGGATTGAAAAAGCATCTCCTGTGGAATTGATCGCTATTGGTATCGGCCATGATGTAACACGCTATTATCAGCGGGCGGTTACCATACTTGATGCAGAGCAATTGGGCGGCGCGATGACAGAACAGCTTGCAGCCTTGTTCGCAGATATAGTACCAACACCACGAAAAATTCGGTAG